Proteins from one Malaya genurostris strain Urasoe2022 chromosome 2, Malgen_1.1, whole genome shotgun sequence genomic window:
- the LOC131430508 gene encoding kinesin-like protein KIF21A isoform X6, whose protein sequence is MADDDKESSVRVAVRIRPQIPRELIDMCRVCTQVTPGEPQVYLGSDKAFTFDYVFDVTATQVSVYASCVEKLVEGALKGYNATVLAYGQTGSGKTYTMGTGFERDIPELQEGIIPRAVRHLFEGIVQLQENPYDDDGVYLGSLQFSVAAQFMELYNEEIIDLLDPYSKGRIFKIHEDASGGISVAGATIQPLSGPQDALRCLMQGALARTTASTQMNEQSSRSHALFTILIRRQRVMSAEESGNPDGDLETLTSKFHFVDLAGSERLKRTGATGERAREGISINCGLLALGNVISALGDKTKKVSHVPYRDSKLTRLLQDSLGGNSQTIMIACVSPSDRDFMETLNTLKYANRARNIKNKVQINQDQSSRTISQLRREIAALQLELLEYKQGKRSVDAEGNAAVSDTFLENAMLLQDNKRLQQRLKAMQETINVLTDKNAALQAQQTLLGWSSGSTGSGDGGDSDMQQLVAGYISEIEKLKAKLIESEQMFQQLKKAQVSPSKLGLKSNYSFIEDTTETVINRAKRELEKERELLMSRSLPGLENDSSNQSLVDGSDSDSDTESDDKTGELQAEINDISSDIEIKSKLIEQLELSQQRMQVMRQQYEEKLNVLNAKIINTQKERDQVLANMSGSGAAGGNVQPDRIRKVKEEYERKLSEMQKELKKLQMAQREHLRQQRELQAQDAQLKTLKGELAELKQIKIRLMKKIQEENNRHKELESRKTREIAQLRKESRKQVNMIKTLQAQGVAKDQVLKRKTEEVSNLRKTQRGMMSMKAAGRFPPKKSTLVQNTKNLKTKWDSLQRTITRAARSRQAVFELERELERLLQERDGLSRDLANVRSRKGLGDTAELISEEDTILANMNYIQENITQIQHSIMELEEGRESAAEQIQLQNILENIRSMEEFRFILEKLCGASIAQVCEAALTQTRLKEREALLNEVQQDSSIQQQLLQHILAKTPAATLSETSFSSGHSNNSNVMNSMLQAAALSNGLTRTYEDQPENNENNAYVINSITRSPSPSSSTEFDNDNIVTYRNSSKLRRRPAAGQDSLPYGCLPGPGDMSVSPTAGSKLEKVGICIYLEDSADDDDTMKHSPQDENGGFIGGGMTRSYTTAGETSQIPVPVSNNIINNNSNSSNPSAGTTVAGRTFVPLSKTPSAPGSLKGLQPVPSISRQNSTASPLLARKSFDPSVAPPSPRISRRAFPSKASPGIGVISEHQFKSSAVFLGRREP, encoded by the exons AATTCGTCCACAGATACCACGCGAGCTGATAGATATGTGCCGGGTGTGCACACAAGTCACGCCCGGTGAGCCCCAAGTATATCTCGGCTCTGATAAGGCCTTTACCTTCGACTATGTTTTTGATGTGACCGCAACACAG GTTTCCGTGTATGCCAGCTGTGTCGAAAAACTGGTGGAAGGAGCACTGAAAGGTTACAATGCAACGGTGCTAGCCTACGGACAG ACGGGATCGGGCAAAACCTACACAATGGGGACCGGCTTCGAGCGGGacattccggaactacaggaaggAATTATCCCCCGCGCGGTTCGACATCTCTTCGAAGGAATAGTCCAGCTACAGGAAAATCCGTACGATGACGACGGAGTCTATCTGGGATCGTTGCAGTTCAGCGTGGCGGCACAGTTTATGGAACTTTACAACGAAGAGATTATCGATCTACTTGATCCCTACAGTAAA GGTcgcatttttaaaattcatgagGACGCCAGTGGTGGTATCAGCGTTGCGGGAGCAACAATTCAGCCCCTTAGTGGTCCCCAAGATGCCTTACGTTGCCTGATGCAGGGTGCATTGGCGCGCACAACAGCCTCCACTCAGATGAACGAACAGTCCTCACGGAGTCACGCTCTGTTTACAATTCTTATCCGTCGACAGCGGGTGATGAGTGCCGAAGAAAGTGGCAATCCGGACGGTGATCTGGAGACGCTCACATCGAAGTTTCACTTTGTTGATTTGGCTGGATCGGAACGGCTCAAACGAACCGGTGCCACGGGTGAACGAGCTCGGGagggaatctcaataaattgtgGCCTGCTGGCTTTGGGAAACGTAATCTCGGCGCTGGGTGATAAAACGAAGAAAGTTTCACATGTACCCTACCGAGACTCGAAGCTGACGCGGTTGCTGCAAGATTCGCTGGGTG GAAACAGTCAAACGATCATGATCGCATGTGTGTCTCCGAGCGATCGCGACTTCATGGAAACCCTCAACACACTCAAGTACGCTAACCGAGCGCGCAACATCAAAAACAAAGTACAAATCAATCAAGACCAGAGCTCGCGAACGATATCACAGCTGAGGCGTGAAATTGCTGCCTTGCAGCTGGAGTTACTTGAGTACAAGCAG GGTAAAAGAAGCGTGGACGCTGAAGGTAATGCTGCGGTATCGGATACGTTCCTGGAGAATGCAATGTTGTTGCAGGACAATAAGCGCCTCCAGCAGCGTCTGAAGGCTATGCAAGAAACGATCAATGTTTTGACAGATAAAAACGCCGCACTGCAGGCACAGCAAACACTGCTGGGTTGGTCATCCGGTAGCACCGGCAGTGGAGATGGTGGGGATTCCGATATGCAACAGCTGGTCGCTGGATATATCAGTGAAATCGAGAAGCTAAAGGCGAAACTGATCGAATCGGAACAAATGTTCCAACAGTTGAAGAAGGCTCAGGTTAGTCCATCGAAGTTGGGATTGAAAAGTAACTATTCGTTTATCGAGGACACGACGGAAACCGTTATCAATCGAGCTAAGCGTGAACTGGAGAAAGAACGGGAACTTCTGATGTCTCGGTCGTTGCCTGGCCTGGAAAATGACAGCAGCAATCAGAGTTTGGTCGATGGATCTGACAGTGACTCGGATACAGAATCGGATGACAAAACCGGTGAGCTACAAGCGGAAATCAACGACATTAGTTCGGATATTGAAATTAAGTCGAAATTAATTGAACAGTTGGAGTTGTCACAGCAACGAATGCAGGTCATGCGCCAGCAGTATGAGGAAAAACTGAACGTTTTGAATGCGAAAATTATCAACACACAGAAGGAACGTGATCAGGTACTAGCTAATATGAGTGGTTCGGGTGCTGCGGGGGGAAATGTGCAACCTGACAGAATCAGAAAGGTCAAGGAGGAATATGAACGTAAATTGTCGGAAATGCAGAAGGaactgaaaaaactacaaatggCACAAAGAGAACATCTCAGGCAGCAGCGTGAATTGCAAGCGCAGGATGCTCAACTCAAAACTCTCAAAGGGGAACTGGCTGAACTAAAGCAGATAAAAATTCGCTTGATGAAGAAAATTCAAGAAGAAAATAACCGGCACAAAGAATTGGAGAGCAGGAAGACACGGGAAATAGCTCAACTTAGGAAGGAAAGTCGGAAGCAGGTGAACATGATCAAAACCCTGCAGGCTCAGGGAGTGGCAAAGGATCAAGTTCTAAAGCGAAAGACGGAAGAAGTTTCCAATCTACGAAAGACTCAACGAGGAATGATGAGTATGAAAGCGGCCGGTCGGTTTCCTCCCAAGAAATCAACGCTCGTACAGAACACAAAGAATCTCAAAACCAAATGGGATTCATTGCAGCGAACTATCACTCGGGCGGCCAGAAGCAGACAAGCTGTGTTTGAACTGGAACGGGAACTTGAACGACTGTTACAGGAGCGTGATGGATTGAGTCGTGATTTAGCAAATGTTCGCTCGAGGAaaggtttaggagatacagcggAACTCATATCAGAAGAAGACACTATACTGGCCAACATGAACTACATTCAGGAGAACATTACACAAATTCAGCATTCCATCATGGAATTGGAAGAGGGTAGAGAATCGGCAGCGGAACAAATACAGCTTcagaacattttagaaaacattcGGTCGATGGAAGAGTTCAGGTTCATTCTAGAGAAACTTTGCGGGGCATCGATTGCGCAGGTCTGCGAAGCTGCTCTTACCCAAACCAGGTTGAAGGAACGGGAAGCGCTACTGAATGAAGTACAGCAAGATAGTAGCATTCAGCAGCAACTGTTGCAGCATATTTTGGCAAAAACTCCGGCGGCAACCCTATCGGAAACAAGTTTCAGCTCCGGTCACTCCAACAATTCCAATGTGATGAATTCTATGCTACAGGCGGCAGCACTTTCCAACGGACTTACGCGAACGTACGAAGACCAACCggaaaacaatgaaaacaatgccTATGTAATCAATTCCATCACCAGAAGCCCTTCTCCTAGCAGCAGCACCGAGTT CGATAACGATAACATTGTCACCTACAGAAACTCCTCAAAGCTAAGACGAAGGCCCGCCGCCGGTCAAGACTCGCTGCCGTACGGTTGCCTACCTGGACCAGGGGACATGTCTGTTTCCCCGACCGCCGGCAGCAAGCTTGAGAAAGTGGGTATTTGTATTTATCTAGAGGATTCGGCAGATGACGATGACACGATGAAACATTCTCCGCAGGACGAGAATGGCGGATTCATCGGTGGTGGTATGACTCGTTCGTACACGACCGCAGGTGAGACATCGCAGATTCCGGTACCTGTTAGCAACAACAtcatcaacaacaacagcaacagcagcaatcCGTCTGCTGGGACAACCGTGGCTGGGCGAACATTTGTTCCGCTGTCGAAAACTCCCAGCGCTCCCGGTTCTTTGAA AGGACTTCAGCCAGTGCCAAGCATATCCCGTCAGAACAGTACCGCATCGCCTCTGCTAGCGCGGAAATCATTCGACCCAAGTGTGGCACCTCCATCGCCCCGTATCTCGAGAAGAGCCTTCCCGAGCAAGGCGTCACCTGGCAT CGGAGTGATAAGCGAGCATCAGTTCAAAAGTTCGGCAGTTTTCCTCGGCCGTCGTGAGCCATAG
- the LOC131430508 gene encoding kinesin-like protein KIF21A isoform X8 — MADDDKESSVRVAVRIRPQIPRELIDMCRVCTQVTPGEPQVYLGSDKAFTFDYVFDVTATQVSVYASCVEKLVEGALKGYNATVLAYGQTGSGKTYTMGTGFERDIPELQEGIIPRAVRHLFEGIVQLQENPYDDDGVYLGSLQFSVAAQFMELYNEEIIDLLDPYSKGRIFKIHEDASGGISVAGATIQPLSGPQDALRCLMQGALARTTASTQMNEQSSRSHALFTILIRRQRVMSAEESGNPDGDLETLTSKFHFVDLAGSERLKRTGATGERAREGISINCGLLALGNVISALGDKTKKVSHVPYRDSKLTRLLQDSLGGNSQTIMIACVSPSDRDFMETLNTLKYANRARNIKNKVQINQDQSSRTISQLRREIAALQLELLEYKQGKRSVDAEGNAAVSDTFLENAMLLQDNKRLQQRLKAMQETINVLTDKNAALQAQQTLLGWSSGSTGSGDGGDSDMQQLVAGYISEIEKLKAKLIESEQMFQQLKKAQVSPSKLGLKSNYSFIEDTTETVINRAKRELEKERELLMSRSLPGLENDSSNQSLVDGSDSDSDTESDDKTGELQAEINDISSDIEIKSKLIEQLELSQQRMQVMRQQYEEKLNVLNAKIINTQKERDQVLANMSGSGAAGGNVQPDRIRKVKEEYERKLSEMQKELKKLQMAQREHLRQQRELQAQDAQLKTLKGELAELKQIKIRLMKKIQEENNRHKELESRKTREIAQLRKESRKQVNMIKTLQAQGVAKDQVLKRKTEEVSNLRKTQRGMMSMKAAGRFPPKKSTLVQNTKNLKTKWDSLQRTITRAARSRQAVFELERELERLLQERDGLSRDLANVRSRKGLGDTAELISEEDTILANMNYIQENITQIQHSIMELEEGRESAAEQIQLQNILENIRSMEEFRFILEKLCGASIAQVCEAALTQTRLKEREALLNEVQQDSSIQQQLLQHILAKTPAATLSETSFSSGHSNNSNVMNSMLQAAALSNGLTRTYEDQPENNENNAYVINSITRSPSPSSSTEFRSKLQVSERIRKKNNLYEAIVSTND, encoded by the exons AATTCGTCCACAGATACCACGCGAGCTGATAGATATGTGCCGGGTGTGCACACAAGTCACGCCCGGTGAGCCCCAAGTATATCTCGGCTCTGATAAGGCCTTTACCTTCGACTATGTTTTTGATGTGACCGCAACACAG GTTTCCGTGTATGCCAGCTGTGTCGAAAAACTGGTGGAAGGAGCACTGAAAGGTTACAATGCAACGGTGCTAGCCTACGGACAG ACGGGATCGGGCAAAACCTACACAATGGGGACCGGCTTCGAGCGGGacattccggaactacaggaaggAATTATCCCCCGCGCGGTTCGACATCTCTTCGAAGGAATAGTCCAGCTACAGGAAAATCCGTACGATGACGACGGAGTCTATCTGGGATCGTTGCAGTTCAGCGTGGCGGCACAGTTTATGGAACTTTACAACGAAGAGATTATCGATCTACTTGATCCCTACAGTAAA GGTcgcatttttaaaattcatgagGACGCCAGTGGTGGTATCAGCGTTGCGGGAGCAACAATTCAGCCCCTTAGTGGTCCCCAAGATGCCTTACGTTGCCTGATGCAGGGTGCATTGGCGCGCACAACAGCCTCCACTCAGATGAACGAACAGTCCTCACGGAGTCACGCTCTGTTTACAATTCTTATCCGTCGACAGCGGGTGATGAGTGCCGAAGAAAGTGGCAATCCGGACGGTGATCTGGAGACGCTCACATCGAAGTTTCACTTTGTTGATTTGGCTGGATCGGAACGGCTCAAACGAACCGGTGCCACGGGTGAACGAGCTCGGGagggaatctcaataaattgtgGCCTGCTGGCTTTGGGAAACGTAATCTCGGCGCTGGGTGATAAAACGAAGAAAGTTTCACATGTACCCTACCGAGACTCGAAGCTGACGCGGTTGCTGCAAGATTCGCTGGGTG GAAACAGTCAAACGATCATGATCGCATGTGTGTCTCCGAGCGATCGCGACTTCATGGAAACCCTCAACACACTCAAGTACGCTAACCGAGCGCGCAACATCAAAAACAAAGTACAAATCAATCAAGACCAGAGCTCGCGAACGATATCACAGCTGAGGCGTGAAATTGCTGCCTTGCAGCTGGAGTTACTTGAGTACAAGCAG GGTAAAAGAAGCGTGGACGCTGAAGGTAATGCTGCGGTATCGGATACGTTCCTGGAGAATGCAATGTTGTTGCAGGACAATAAGCGCCTCCAGCAGCGTCTGAAGGCTATGCAAGAAACGATCAATGTTTTGACAGATAAAAACGCCGCACTGCAGGCACAGCAAACACTGCTGGGTTGGTCATCCGGTAGCACCGGCAGTGGAGATGGTGGGGATTCCGATATGCAACAGCTGGTCGCTGGATATATCAGTGAAATCGAGAAGCTAAAGGCGAAACTGATCGAATCGGAACAAATGTTCCAACAGTTGAAGAAGGCTCAGGTTAGTCCATCGAAGTTGGGATTGAAAAGTAACTATTCGTTTATCGAGGACACGACGGAAACCGTTATCAATCGAGCTAAGCGTGAACTGGAGAAAGAACGGGAACTTCTGATGTCTCGGTCGTTGCCTGGCCTGGAAAATGACAGCAGCAATCAGAGTTTGGTCGATGGATCTGACAGTGACTCGGATACAGAATCGGATGACAAAACCGGTGAGCTACAAGCGGAAATCAACGACATTAGTTCGGATATTGAAATTAAGTCGAAATTAATTGAACAGTTGGAGTTGTCACAGCAACGAATGCAGGTCATGCGCCAGCAGTATGAGGAAAAACTGAACGTTTTGAATGCGAAAATTATCAACACACAGAAGGAACGTGATCAGGTACTAGCTAATATGAGTGGTTCGGGTGCTGCGGGGGGAAATGTGCAACCTGACAGAATCAGAAAGGTCAAGGAGGAATATGAACGTAAATTGTCGGAAATGCAGAAGGaactgaaaaaactacaaatggCACAAAGAGAACATCTCAGGCAGCAGCGTGAATTGCAAGCGCAGGATGCTCAACTCAAAACTCTCAAAGGGGAACTGGCTGAACTAAAGCAGATAAAAATTCGCTTGATGAAGAAAATTCAAGAAGAAAATAACCGGCACAAAGAATTGGAGAGCAGGAAGACACGGGAAATAGCTCAACTTAGGAAGGAAAGTCGGAAGCAGGTGAACATGATCAAAACCCTGCAGGCTCAGGGAGTGGCAAAGGATCAAGTTCTAAAGCGAAAGACGGAAGAAGTTTCCAATCTACGAAAGACTCAACGAGGAATGATGAGTATGAAAGCGGCCGGTCGGTTTCCTCCCAAGAAATCAACGCTCGTACAGAACACAAAGAATCTCAAAACCAAATGGGATTCATTGCAGCGAACTATCACTCGGGCGGCCAGAAGCAGACAAGCTGTGTTTGAACTGGAACGGGAACTTGAACGACTGTTACAGGAGCGTGATGGATTGAGTCGTGATTTAGCAAATGTTCGCTCGAGGAaaggtttaggagatacagcggAACTCATATCAGAAGAAGACACTATACTGGCCAACATGAACTACATTCAGGAGAACATTACACAAATTCAGCATTCCATCATGGAATTGGAAGAGGGTAGAGAATCGGCAGCGGAACAAATACAGCTTcagaacattttagaaaacattcGGTCGATGGAAGAGTTCAGGTTCATTCTAGAGAAACTTTGCGGGGCATCGATTGCGCAGGTCTGCGAAGCTGCTCTTACCCAAACCAGGTTGAAGGAACGGGAAGCGCTACTGAATGAAGTACAGCAAGATAGTAGCATTCAGCAGCAACTGTTGCAGCATATTTTGGCAAAAACTCCGGCGGCAACCCTATCGGAAACAAGTTTCAGCTCCGGTCACTCCAACAATTCCAATGTGATGAATTCTATGCTACAGGCGGCAGCACTTTCCAACGGACTTACGCGAACGTACGAAGACCAACCggaaaacaatgaaaacaatgccTATGTAATCAATTCCATCACCAGAAGCCCTTCTCCTAGCAGCAGCACCGAGTT CCGAAGTAAACTGCAAGTCAGTGAACGAATCCGCAAGAAGAATAACCTGTACGAAGCCATAGTCTCTACTAATGATTAA
- the LOC131430508 gene encoding kinesin-like protein KIF21A isoform X7 translates to MADDDKESSVRVAVRIRPQIPRELIDMCRVCTQVTPGEPQVYLGSDKAFTFDYVFDVTATQVSVYASCVEKLVEGALKGYNATVLAYGQTGSGKTYTMGTGFERDIPELQEGIIPRAVRHLFEGIVQLQENPYDDDGVYLGSLQFSVAAQFMELYNEEIIDLLDPYSKGRIFKIHEDASGGISVAGATIQPLSGPQDALRCLMQGALARTTASTQMNEQSSRSHALFTILIRRQRVMSAEESGNPDGDLETLTSKFHFVDLAGSERLKRTGATGERAREGISINCGLLALGNVISALGDKTKKVSHVPYRDSKLTRLLQDSLGGNSQTIMIACVSPSDRDFMETLNTLKYANRARNIKNKVQINQDQSSRTISQLRREIAALQLELLEYKQGKRSVDAEGNAAVSDTFLENAMLLQDNKRLQQRLKAMQETINVLTDKNAALQAQQTLLGWSSGSTGSGDGGDSDMQQLVAGYISEIEKLKAKLIESEQMFQQLKKAQVSPSKLGLKSNYSFIEDTTETVINRAKRELEKERELLMSRSLPGLENDSSNQSLVDGSDSDSDTESDDKTGELQAEINDISSDIEIKSKLIEQLELSQQRMQVMRQQYEEKLNVLNAKIINTQKERDQVLANMSGSGAAGGNVQPDRIRKVKEEYERKLSEMQKELKKLQMAQREHLRQQRELQAQDAQLKTLKGELAELKQIKIRLMKKIQEENNRHKELESRKTREIAQLRKESRKQVNMIKTLQAQGVAKDQVLKRKTEEVSNLRKTQRGMMSMKAAGRFPPKKSTLVQNTKNLKTKWDSLQRTITRAARSRQAVFELERELERLLQERDGLSRDLANVRSRKGLGDTAELISEEDTILANMNYIQENITQIQHSIMELEEGRESAAEQIQLQNILENIRSMEEFRFILEKLCGASIAQVCEAALTQTRLKEREALLNEVQQDSSIQQQLLQHILAKTPAATLSETSFSSGHSNNSNVMNSMLQAAALSNGLTRTYEDQPENNENNAYVINSITRSPSPSSSTEFDNDNIVTYRNSSKLRRRPAAGQDSLPYGCLPGPGDMSVSPTAGSKLEKVGICIYLEDSADDDDTMKHSPQDENGGFIGGGMTRSYTTAGETSQIPVPVSNNIINNNSNSSNPSAGTTVAGRTFVPLSKTPSAPGSLKIVESPNTAWAAFSKMLGCSEKYVLRSGVVPKNA, encoded by the exons AATTCGTCCACAGATACCACGCGAGCTGATAGATATGTGCCGGGTGTGCACACAAGTCACGCCCGGTGAGCCCCAAGTATATCTCGGCTCTGATAAGGCCTTTACCTTCGACTATGTTTTTGATGTGACCGCAACACAG GTTTCCGTGTATGCCAGCTGTGTCGAAAAACTGGTGGAAGGAGCACTGAAAGGTTACAATGCAACGGTGCTAGCCTACGGACAG ACGGGATCGGGCAAAACCTACACAATGGGGACCGGCTTCGAGCGGGacattccggaactacaggaaggAATTATCCCCCGCGCGGTTCGACATCTCTTCGAAGGAATAGTCCAGCTACAGGAAAATCCGTACGATGACGACGGAGTCTATCTGGGATCGTTGCAGTTCAGCGTGGCGGCACAGTTTATGGAACTTTACAACGAAGAGATTATCGATCTACTTGATCCCTACAGTAAA GGTcgcatttttaaaattcatgagGACGCCAGTGGTGGTATCAGCGTTGCGGGAGCAACAATTCAGCCCCTTAGTGGTCCCCAAGATGCCTTACGTTGCCTGATGCAGGGTGCATTGGCGCGCACAACAGCCTCCACTCAGATGAACGAACAGTCCTCACGGAGTCACGCTCTGTTTACAATTCTTATCCGTCGACAGCGGGTGATGAGTGCCGAAGAAAGTGGCAATCCGGACGGTGATCTGGAGACGCTCACATCGAAGTTTCACTTTGTTGATTTGGCTGGATCGGAACGGCTCAAACGAACCGGTGCCACGGGTGAACGAGCTCGGGagggaatctcaataaattgtgGCCTGCTGGCTTTGGGAAACGTAATCTCGGCGCTGGGTGATAAAACGAAGAAAGTTTCACATGTACCCTACCGAGACTCGAAGCTGACGCGGTTGCTGCAAGATTCGCTGGGTG GAAACAGTCAAACGATCATGATCGCATGTGTGTCTCCGAGCGATCGCGACTTCATGGAAACCCTCAACACACTCAAGTACGCTAACCGAGCGCGCAACATCAAAAACAAAGTACAAATCAATCAAGACCAGAGCTCGCGAACGATATCACAGCTGAGGCGTGAAATTGCTGCCTTGCAGCTGGAGTTACTTGAGTACAAGCAG GGTAAAAGAAGCGTGGACGCTGAAGGTAATGCTGCGGTATCGGATACGTTCCTGGAGAATGCAATGTTGTTGCAGGACAATAAGCGCCTCCAGCAGCGTCTGAAGGCTATGCAAGAAACGATCAATGTTTTGACAGATAAAAACGCCGCACTGCAGGCACAGCAAACACTGCTGGGTTGGTCATCCGGTAGCACCGGCAGTGGAGATGGTGGGGATTCCGATATGCAACAGCTGGTCGCTGGATATATCAGTGAAATCGAGAAGCTAAAGGCGAAACTGATCGAATCGGAACAAATGTTCCAACAGTTGAAGAAGGCTCAGGTTAGTCCATCGAAGTTGGGATTGAAAAGTAACTATTCGTTTATCGAGGACACGACGGAAACCGTTATCAATCGAGCTAAGCGTGAACTGGAGAAAGAACGGGAACTTCTGATGTCTCGGTCGTTGCCTGGCCTGGAAAATGACAGCAGCAATCAGAGTTTGGTCGATGGATCTGACAGTGACTCGGATACAGAATCGGATGACAAAACCGGTGAGCTACAAGCGGAAATCAACGACATTAGTTCGGATATTGAAATTAAGTCGAAATTAATTGAACAGTTGGAGTTGTCACAGCAACGAATGCAGGTCATGCGCCAGCAGTATGAGGAAAAACTGAACGTTTTGAATGCGAAAATTATCAACACACAGAAGGAACGTGATCAGGTACTAGCTAATATGAGTGGTTCGGGTGCTGCGGGGGGAAATGTGCAACCTGACAGAATCAGAAAGGTCAAGGAGGAATATGAACGTAAATTGTCGGAAATGCAGAAGGaactgaaaaaactacaaatggCACAAAGAGAACATCTCAGGCAGCAGCGTGAATTGCAAGCGCAGGATGCTCAACTCAAAACTCTCAAAGGGGAACTGGCTGAACTAAAGCAGATAAAAATTCGCTTGATGAAGAAAATTCAAGAAGAAAATAACCGGCACAAAGAATTGGAGAGCAGGAAGACACGGGAAATAGCTCAACTTAGGAAGGAAAGTCGGAAGCAGGTGAACATGATCAAAACCCTGCAGGCTCAGGGAGTGGCAAAGGATCAAGTTCTAAAGCGAAAGACGGAAGAAGTTTCCAATCTACGAAAGACTCAACGAGGAATGATGAGTATGAAAGCGGCCGGTCGGTTTCCTCCCAAGAAATCAACGCTCGTACAGAACACAAAGAATCTCAAAACCAAATGGGATTCATTGCAGCGAACTATCACTCGGGCGGCCAGAAGCAGACAAGCTGTGTTTGAACTGGAACGGGAACTTGAACGACTGTTACAGGAGCGTGATGGATTGAGTCGTGATTTAGCAAATGTTCGCTCGAGGAaaggtttaggagatacagcggAACTCATATCAGAAGAAGACACTATACTGGCCAACATGAACTACATTCAGGAGAACATTACACAAATTCAGCATTCCATCATGGAATTGGAAGAGGGTAGAGAATCGGCAGCGGAACAAATACAGCTTcagaacattttagaaaacattcGGTCGATGGAAGAGTTCAGGTTCATTCTAGAGAAACTTTGCGGGGCATCGATTGCGCAGGTCTGCGAAGCTGCTCTTACCCAAACCAGGTTGAAGGAACGGGAAGCGCTACTGAATGAAGTACAGCAAGATAGTAGCATTCAGCAGCAACTGTTGCAGCATATTTTGGCAAAAACTCCGGCGGCAACCCTATCGGAAACAAGTTTCAGCTCCGGTCACTCCAACAATTCCAATGTGATGAATTCTATGCTACAGGCGGCAGCACTTTCCAACGGACTTACGCGAACGTACGAAGACCAACCggaaaacaatgaaaacaatgccTATGTAATCAATTCCATCACCAGAAGCCCTTCTCCTAGCAGCAGCACCGAGTT CGATAACGATAACATTGTCACCTACAGAAACTCCTCAAAGCTAAGACGAAGGCCCGCCGCCGGTCAAGACTCGCTGCCGTACGGTTGCCTACCTGGACCAGGGGACATGTCTGTTTCCCCGACCGCCGGCAGCAAGCTTGAGAAAGTGGGTATTTGTATTTATCTAGAGGATTCGGCAGATGACGATGACACGATGAAACATTCTCCGCAGGACGAGAATGGCGGATTCATCGGTGGTGGTATGACTCGTTCGTACACGACCGCAGGTGAGACATCGCAGATTCCGGTACCTGTTAGCAACAACAtcatcaacaacaacagcaacagcagcaatcCGTCTGCTGGGACAACCGTGGCTGGGCGAACATTTGTTCCGCTGTCGAAAACTCCCAGCGCTCCCGGTTCTTTGAA GATTGTCGAATCGCCTAACACTGCATGGGCAGCTTTCAGCAAAATGCTCGGTTGCTCAGAAAAATACGTACTGCGATCTGGCGTTGTACCGAAAAATGCCTAA